One genomic window of Arthrobacter sp. KBS0703 includes the following:
- a CDS encoding PspC domain-containing protein — protein MAALMARPRDGKIIAGVCAALADRFGISRTLVRIGFVLFGLFGVGELVYIALWIIIPKAP, from the coding sequence ATGGCAGCATTAATGGCTCGGCCCAGGGACGGCAAAATCATCGCAGGAGTCTGTGCAGCGCTGGCAGACCGCTTCGGCATCTCCAGGACGCTAGTCCGCATCGGCTTCGTTCTCTTCGGCTTGTTTGGCGTCGGAGAACTCGTCTACATCGCTTTGTGGATCATCATTCCCAAGGCCCCATAA
- a CDS encoding exonuclease domain-containing protein: MAGISFTAIDFETANSNPGSVCAVGLVKVRDGKVVDKSHWLIKPPPGIDHFDPINVEVHGIRERDIVHAADWEMSIEGILQFACEDQLVAYDAPYDASVMRKATEQLQLDLPAKDFYCAQELARTELGLPKHNLNDVLEALKLPPVRHHEPGTNALACANVVLTIAALRQFASLAEIWGGPAASIGQRRQGRRVRDEESEAEGEATDADARDGEAPDGEARYGEAPDAVGPADAVRPAEAQTAPNPAPRAEATPTPAPARPGGRRGARSGVKSGLALLAAGLLAAFFLSALSGLAIQSFSAGQVGTGAVEAALAVAAAWGVWASITAGWRRIWSAR, translated from the coding sequence ATGGCTGGAATCAGCTTTACCGCCATCGACTTTGAAACCGCGAACAGCAACCCCGGGTCGGTGTGTGCTGTGGGCTTGGTCAAGGTCCGGGACGGAAAAGTCGTGGACAAATCGCATTGGCTCATCAAACCGCCGCCGGGCATCGACCACTTCGATCCCATCAACGTCGAAGTCCACGGCATCAGGGAACGCGACATTGTGCACGCAGCGGACTGGGAGATGTCCATCGAGGGGATCCTGCAGTTCGCCTGTGAGGACCAGCTGGTGGCATACGACGCCCCGTACGACGCCTCCGTGATGCGGAAAGCCACCGAACAACTGCAGCTGGACCTGCCCGCCAAGGACTTCTACTGTGCCCAGGAACTGGCCCGGACCGAGCTGGGGCTGCCGAAGCACAACCTCAACGACGTACTGGAGGCGTTGAAGCTCCCGCCCGTCCGCCATCACGAGCCCGGCACGAATGCCCTGGCCTGCGCCAACGTAGTCCTGACCATCGCCGCCCTGCGCCAGTTCGCCAGCCTGGCCGAGATCTGGGGTGGCCCTGCCGCCTCGATCGGCCAGCGGCGCCAGGGCCGGCGCGTCCGTGATGAGGAATCTGAGGCGGAGGGTGAAGCGACCGACGCCGACGCGCGCGACGGTGAGGCGCCGGACGGCGAAGCGCGTTACGGCGAGGCGCCCGACGCCGTCGGGCCTGCCGACGCGGTGCGTCCCGCAGAAGCGCAAACGGCTCCGAACCCGGCCCCGCGGGCCGAAGCCACTCCCACCCCGGCCCCCGCACGGCCGGGGGGCCGCCGGGGGGCCAGGTCCGGCGTAAAATCCGGCCTTGCCCTGTTGGCGGCGGGACTTCTTGCCGCCTTTTTCCTGTCCGCCCTTTCCGGCCTCGCGATCCAGTCATTCTCCGCGGGCCAAGTAGGAACCGGCGCGGTGGAGGCGGCGCTGGCGGTGGCCGCAGCGTGGGGTGTCTGGGCCTCCATCACCGCCGGCTGGCGAAGGATCTGGTCTGCCAGGTAA
- a CDS encoding SRPBCC family protein produces MVRSAESVIIRRTPEEVFAYVADLRNEPAWHVDIDSVDPATEPVPTVGTAYPLRFKPFMGKTEGTFTALEVSQGERVVYRGDFAGLRPLITYAVEPAPEGARFTRSVEMRPRGLSAVMAPAMAFMVPRRNRVFVNNLKSVLER; encoded by the coding sequence GTGGTCAGGTCGGCTGAAAGCGTGATCATCAGGCGGACGCCGGAAGAGGTCTTCGCCTACGTCGCGGATCTGCGTAATGAACCCGCCTGGCACGTCGACATTGACTCGGTGGACCCTGCCACGGAGCCCGTGCCAACCGTCGGCACGGCGTACCCCCTGCGGTTCAAGCCGTTCATGGGCAAGACCGAGGGCACGTTCACGGCGCTGGAAGTGTCGCAGGGGGAGCGGGTGGTGTACCGCGGTGACTTCGCCGGCCTCCGGCCCCTGATCACCTACGCCGTGGAGCCCGCGCCGGAAGGCGCCCGGTTCACCCGAAGCGTGGAAATGCGGCCCCGCGGGCTGAGCGCGGTGATGGCGCCGGCCATGGCCTTCATGGTGCCGCGCAGGAACAGGGTCTTTGTCAACAACCTCAAGTCGGTGCTCGAACGCTGA
- a CDS encoding glycosyltransferase: protein MTDFLFATLDAGRNLPPALGIARELVRDGHRVRFLGHARQAGPIEAAGAEFRAYGHSQPMAPADHMSALQQISMMVSVFTDAGIARELAEEARRDPPDVVIVDCLLLAAIDAAAKAGLRTVVLVHSFYAFFDGPFRRTPVTAIIAARGLGPRHVMQRADRILVCSDPLLDPAGSANGNGKVGWSGAVVEVQQPANPAPPGLWPRVLVSLSTTAFPGQEAFLQKALNAVTDLPLEVVVTTGPAIDPAGLRAPANTIVHRYLPHRDVMPDCSAVIGHGGHATTMLALAHGLPLVIAPMHPMLDQRMVGKAVQDAGAGLLIKASSSPGEIGRALMTVVDSAIFRTAASMVGRRIRASDGARTGARLLAEFS from the coding sequence ATGACGGATTTTCTCTTCGCAACGCTCGACGCCGGAAGGAACCTGCCGCCGGCCCTCGGCATCGCCCGTGAACTGGTCCGTGACGGCCACCGGGTCCGCTTCCTGGGGCACGCGCGTCAGGCCGGGCCGATAGAAGCGGCGGGCGCCGAATTCCGCGCGTACGGCCATTCCCAGCCGATGGCCCCGGCGGACCACATGTCCGCCCTGCAGCAGATATCCATGATGGTGTCCGTGTTCACCGACGCCGGAATCGCGCGGGAACTCGCTGAGGAGGCACGGCGCGACCCTCCGGATGTGGTGATCGTGGACTGCCTGCTGCTCGCCGCCATCGACGCCGCGGCCAAGGCAGGGCTTCGCACCGTGGTGCTGGTCCACAGCTTCTATGCGTTTTTCGACGGTCCGTTCCGGCGGACGCCCGTCACCGCCATCATTGCCGCGCGGGGGCTTGGACCGCGCCACGTGATGCAGCGCGCAGACCGGATCCTTGTCTGCTCCGATCCCCTCTTGGACCCGGCCGGCAGCGCGAACGGCAACGGCAAGGTGGGGTGGTCCGGGGCGGTAGTGGAAGTGCAGCAGCCGGCAAACCCTGCCCCGCCGGGGTTGTGGCCCCGGGTGCTGGTGAGCCTGAGCACCACGGCCTTCCCCGGGCAGGAGGCGTTTCTTCAGAAGGCGCTGAACGCGGTGACCGATCTGCCGCTCGAGGTGGTGGTGACTACGGGTCCCGCCATTGATCCGGCGGGCCTGCGAGCGCCGGCCAACACGATTGTGCACCGCTACCTGCCGCACCGGGACGTGATGCCGGACTGCAGCGCGGTGATCGGCCACGGCGGCCATGCCACCACCATGCTGGCCCTGGCCCACGGACTCCCGCTGGTGATCGCCCCGATGCATCCGATGCTGGACCAGCGGATGGTGGGCAAGGCGGTGCAGGACGCCGGCGCAGGGCTGCTGATCAAGGCGTCATCGTCCCCGGGGGAGATCGGCCGGGCCCTGATGACTGTGGTGGACTCTGCGATTTTCCGCACGGCTGCCTCCATGGTGGGCCGCCGGATCCGGGCGTCCGACGGTGCCCGGACCGGGGCGCGGCTGTTGGCGGAATTTAGCTAG
- a CDS encoding cyclopropane-fatty-acyl-phospholipid synthase family protein → MAKTSGVAPRLAKALAVVLGTEEIPIRLRAWDGSEAGPADAPVIEFRSRRALRRMLWSPGQLGLSRAYVAGEIEAHGDIFATFTALSSAGKFAEPGPFRKPTPRELGTLLTTAVSVGAVGPNPAPPPEEAKVEKHGRRHSKKRDAAAISHHYDVGNDFYRLVLGPSMVYSCAVFDSEDTSLEAAQEAKLDLVCRKLGLKPGMRVLDVGCGWGSFALHAAERYEVNVVGVTLSTEQAERARKRVAEAGLTERVDIRVQDYRDIDDGPFDAISSIGMSEHVGREQLGHYVSTLHGLLRPGGLLLNHAISWNAGPTEDDPDSFIPRYVFPDGEMLSLSDMVVALEGGRFEVLDVEALRRHYALTLRAWVRNLEENWDEAVRLAGAGRARIWRLYMASSALGFENGLTGVNQVLVQKHGGEEAPLRLRKWTAAG, encoded by the coding sequence ATGGCAAAGACATCGGGTGTGGCACCACGGCTGGCCAAGGCACTGGCCGTAGTCCTGGGCACGGAGGAGATCCCCATCAGGCTGCGGGCATGGGACGGCTCGGAAGCAGGTCCGGCAGATGCGCCGGTCATCGAGTTCCGGTCCCGCCGGGCGTTGCGGCGGATGCTGTGGTCCCCCGGTCAGCTGGGCCTGAGCCGGGCCTACGTAGCCGGCGAAATTGAAGCACACGGCGACATCTTCGCCACTTTCACGGCCCTGAGTTCCGCGGGCAAGTTCGCTGAGCCCGGCCCCTTCCGCAAGCCAACCCCACGTGAGCTGGGGACGCTGCTCACCACCGCCGTCAGTGTGGGCGCGGTTGGGCCGAATCCCGCGCCGCCGCCGGAGGAAGCGAAGGTGGAAAAGCACGGCCGACGGCACTCGAAGAAGCGGGATGCCGCGGCGATCTCGCACCATTACGACGTCGGCAACGACTTCTACCGCCTGGTCCTCGGGCCGTCGATGGTGTACTCCTGCGCGGTCTTTGACAGCGAGGACACCTCTCTTGAGGCCGCCCAGGAAGCGAAGCTCGATCTGGTCTGCCGCAAGCTCGGGCTGAAGCCCGGGATGCGGGTGCTGGACGTGGGCTGCGGCTGGGGCAGCTTTGCCCTGCATGCCGCGGAGCGCTACGAGGTAAACGTCGTCGGCGTGACGCTGTCCACCGAGCAGGCGGAACGGGCCCGCAAACGGGTGGCCGAGGCCGGGCTGACCGAGCGCGTGGACATCCGCGTCCAGGATTACCGCGACATCGACGACGGGCCGTTCGACGCGATCAGCTCCATCGGCATGTCTGAGCACGTCGGCCGCGAACAGCTCGGGCATTACGTCTCCACGCTGCACGGGCTGCTGCGCCCGGGCGGCCTGCTGCTCAACCACGCCATTTCGTGGAACGCCGGGCCCACCGAGGACGACCCCGATTCGTTCATCCCCCGCTACGTCTTCCCCGACGGCGAGATGCTGAGCCTTTCGGACATGGTGGTGGCGCTGGAGGGCGGCCGCTTCGAAGTGCTCGACGTCGAGGCCCTCCGCCGGCACTACGCCCTGACCCTGCGCGCCTGGGTACGGAACCTCGAAGAGAATTGGGACGAGGCCGTTCGGCTCGCCGGCGCGGGCAGGGCCCGGATCTGGCGGCTGTACATGGCATCGAGCGCACTGGGCTTCGAGAACGGGCTGACCGGCGTAAACCAGGTGCTGGTGCAAAAGCACGGCGGCGAAGAAGCACCGCTGCGGCTCAGGAAGTGGACGGCTGCTGGTTAA
- a CDS encoding diguanylate cyclase domain-containing protein, with protein sequence MTTGPMVGSTDPRGTAPEITPADTPADPANVNPPPPAAPPSPARTWSLQREWSRAFVFMLSALILGAIVTIVGVRAVVHQLETTAHQIQLESRAAATLAAAVDDHEQLGHQILADAPVNREAFILQQREVSKLFDDTAGVLPEEDGMQSALRLGRQDWQAALTARGLWGNQVLELKGNHVAETPAFATASKGVRDKLIGIQRSALEALDRGLVDTGDLEQLLIVGRTGLLTVAVGATLYFRRRMVKDLMRPVNSLRRGVHKLQAGDYGHRISVARRDELGELATAFNGMAAALQDSHRILTHRATHDALTGLANRSALTERLAGSFASGSDLRTQHEGLLFIDIDDFKDVNDSFGHEGGDELLVQLAARLRASVRSHDMVARLGGDEFAVVVLDNDDGTPATGPVAERIYETLSEPFLIGDLPLTVSVSIGVAQRSAETADAAELLRQADSAMYAAKHGGKARYEVYNREANQLKRQVRPSLSGQATDSSS encoded by the coding sequence ATGACAACCGGACCGATGGTCGGGTCAACCGATCCTCGCGGGACGGCCCCGGAGATAACGCCTGCGGACACGCCGGCTGATCCGGCCAACGTCAATCCCCCACCTCCGGCGGCTCCCCCGAGCCCGGCCCGCACCTGGAGTTTACAGCGTGAGTGGTCCAGGGCCTTCGTCTTCATGCTGTCGGCGCTGATACTTGGGGCGATCGTCACTATTGTGGGTGTGCGGGCCGTGGTCCACCAGCTGGAGACGACGGCCCACCAGATACAGCTCGAGTCCCGCGCGGCAGCAACGTTGGCCGCCGCGGTTGACGACCACGAGCAGCTTGGGCACCAGATCCTGGCCGATGCGCCGGTGAACCGCGAGGCGTTCATCCTGCAGCAGCGCGAAGTCTCGAAGCTCTTCGATGACACCGCAGGGGTCCTGCCGGAGGAGGACGGCATGCAGTCCGCCCTCCGTCTTGGCCGGCAGGACTGGCAGGCGGCCCTGACGGCGCGCGGCCTTTGGGGAAACCAGGTGCTGGAACTCAAGGGGAACCACGTGGCGGAGACTCCCGCCTTCGCCACGGCCAGCAAGGGCGTGCGCGACAAACTCATAGGCATCCAGAGGTCCGCCCTCGAAGCGCTGGACAGGGGGCTCGTTGACACCGGCGACCTTGAACAGCTGCTCATTGTGGGCAGGACGGGGCTGCTGACCGTGGCTGTCGGCGCCACCCTCTACTTCCGGCGCCGCATGGTCAAGGACCTGATGCGGCCGGTGAACAGCCTGCGCCGCGGCGTCCATAAGCTGCAGGCCGGTGACTACGGCCACCGCATCAGCGTTGCCCGGCGGGACGAGCTGGGCGAGCTGGCCACCGCGTTCAACGGGATGGCAGCCGCGCTGCAGGACAGCCACAGGATACTGACGCACCGCGCCACGCACGACGCCCTCACCGGACTCGCCAACCGCTCCGCCCTGACCGAGCGGCTGGCCGGATCGTTCGCCTCCGGAAGCGACCTCAGGACGCAGCACGAGGGCCTGCTTTTCATTGACATCGACGACTTCAAGGACGTCAACGACTCCTTCGGCCATGAGGGCGGCGACGAACTCCTCGTCCAGCTGGCTGCCCGGCTCCGGGCCAGCGTCCGCAGCCACGACATGGTGGCCCGGCTGGGCGGCGACGAGTTCGCCGTCGTCGTTCTGGATAACGACGACGGCACTCCCGCGACGGGGCCCGTCGCCGAACGGATTTACGAGACGCTGAGCGAGCCGTTTCTCATCGGCGATCTTCCGCTGACCGTGTCGGTGAGCATCGGCGTGGCCCAGCGGAGCGCCGAAACGGCCGACGCCGCGGAGTTGCTGCGGCAGGCGGATTCCGCCATGTACGCGGCAAAACACGGCGGGAAGGCGCGCTACGAGGTCTACAACCGCGAGGCGAACCAGCTGAAACGGCAGGTGCGGCCGTCGCTGTCCGGCCAGGCCACAGACAGCTCCTCCTGA
- a CDS encoding NAD(P)/FAD-dependent oxidoreductase produces MEFRPGDDAQEVDTLVVGAGQAGLATSYWLSQAGVQHQLLERRPALGGAWQDRWDAFVLNTPNFSLALPGMPYDGPEPEAFMPRADVVDYMRKYAETVGAPVRTDTDVTRIAPSGGGFSAETNRGGWRARNVVLATGGYQKPKIPAVSAKLPGSILQLHTDAYRNPEQLPAGAVLIVGTGQSGGQIAEELLAAGREIHLAVYTCPEAPRRYRGRDILFWMMHLAEHGPKYGLNGLTTGQLPSPAARFACNPLVSGADGGHDIRLRNLGRRGVRLHGHLEAADDGGLVFSDDLAERLATVETAFYQRMQPMFDAYIAAAGISAPAAEAPRADDWLPAGPARVNLAAENITSVIWATGYRLDFSILDIPVLDEWNYPRHSRGVTEHPGLYAVGLPWLTSHGSSIFAGVGRDAKYIAEHIAGNAG; encoded by the coding sequence ATGGAATTCCGCCCGGGCGATGATGCCCAGGAGGTGGACACCCTGGTGGTCGGCGCCGGGCAGGCTGGCCTGGCCACGAGCTACTGGCTGAGCCAGGCCGGCGTCCAACACCAGCTGCTCGAGCGGCGCCCCGCCCTCGGAGGCGCGTGGCAGGACCGGTGGGACGCGTTCGTCCTGAACACGCCGAACTTTTCGCTCGCGCTGCCCGGCATGCCCTACGACGGGCCCGAACCGGAAGCCTTTATGCCGCGCGCGGACGTGGTGGACTACATGCGGAAGTACGCGGAGACGGTCGGCGCGCCGGTACGCACGGACACGGACGTCACGCGGATCGCCCCCAGCGGCGGCGGATTCAGCGCGGAAACGAACCGGGGCGGCTGGCGGGCACGCAACGTGGTGCTGGCCACCGGCGGCTACCAGAAACCGAAGATCCCCGCAGTTTCCGCGAAACTGCCAGGCAGCATCCTGCAGCTGCACACCGATGCCTACCGCAACCCGGAGCAGCTGCCTGCGGGCGCCGTCCTGATCGTGGGCACCGGCCAGTCCGGCGGCCAGATCGCGGAGGAGCTGCTCGCCGCCGGCCGCGAGATCCACCTGGCCGTGTACACCTGCCCGGAGGCGCCGCGCCGGTACCGCGGCCGGGACATCCTCTTCTGGATGATGCACCTTGCCGAGCACGGGCCCAAGTACGGACTCAACGGCCTCACCACGGGGCAGCTGCCCTCCCCCGCGGCGCGGTTCGCCTGCAACCCGCTGGTGTCCGGCGCCGACGGCGGCCACGACATCCGCCTCCGGAACCTCGGCCGCCGAGGCGTCCGGCTGCACGGCCACCTGGAAGCAGCCGACGACGGCGGCCTCGTCTTCAGCGACGACCTCGCCGAGCGTCTGGCCACAGTCGAGACAGCGTTCTACCAGCGCATGCAGCCGATGTTCGATGCGTACATCGCCGCGGCCGGGATTTCGGCGCCGGCGGCGGAAGCGCCCAGGGCGGATGACTGGCTCCCCGCCGGACCCGCGCGGGTGAACCTGGCGGCGGAAAACATCACGTCAGTCATCTGGGCCACCGGCTACCGGCTGGACTTCAGCATCCTGGACATCCCGGTCCTGGACGAGTGGAACTATCCCCGGCACAGCCGCGGCGTCACCGAACACCCCGGCCTGTACGCCGTGGGGCTGCCCTGGCTGACGAGCCACGGCTCATCGATCTTCGCCGGCGTGGGCCGGGACGCGAAGTACATCGCGGAGCACATCGCCGGCAACGCTGGTTGA
- a CDS encoding cold-shock protein: MATGTVKWFNAEKGFGFISPDDSSQDVFAHYSAIASSGFRSLEENQKVSFETEQGPKGPQAVNIQAL; encoded by the coding sequence ATGGCTACTGGTACCGTCAAATGGTTTAACGCTGAAAAGGGCTTCGGCTTCATTTCCCCCGATGACTCTTCACAGGACGTCTTCGCACACTACTCTGCGATCGCTTCCTCCGGCTTCCGCTCCCTCGAAGAGAACCAGAAGGTCTCCTTCGAAACCGAGCAGGGCCCCAAGGGTCCCCAGGCTGTAAACATCCAGGCTCTCTAA
- a CDS encoding TfoX/Sxy family protein has translation MQMPKPSEADKEHFRAVMPTDPDVVVKPMFGNLGAFVNGNMFAGLFGPTIGVKLADADREELEGTERTVPFGPAERPMGGYTGLPEVWNAEGSGDDARAKAWVAKAYSYVAGLPPKEPKVSKPRAKK, from the coding sequence ATGCAGATGCCCAAGCCGTCAGAGGCCGACAAGGAACATTTCCGCGCCGTCATGCCCACGGATCCCGACGTCGTGGTGAAGCCGATGTTCGGCAACCTTGGCGCCTTCGTCAACGGGAACATGTTCGCGGGCCTCTTCGGCCCCACCATCGGGGTGAAACTCGCGGACGCGGACCGGGAGGAACTCGAAGGCACTGAGCGGACCGTTCCCTTCGGGCCGGCTGAGCGGCCCATGGGCGGTTACACGGGATTGCCGGAGGTATGGAACGCCGAGGGCAGCGGTGATGATGCGCGGGCCAAAGCCTGGGTGGCGAAGGCCTACTCGTATGTGGCCGGGCTGCCGCCCAAGGAGCCGAAGGTTTCCAAGCCCCGGGCCAAGAAGTAG
- a CDS encoding DUF1206 domain-containing protein: MKKELKDAANAVEDASNSRAFVLAARAGFAVSGLLHLLVGFVAIQLALGKAGKADQAGAVAQLAAQPQGLLLLWVGFAACVALALWQTSNAVFGYGQLEARKKVVRKLSAAGKAVVFAVMALTFAASASGNSQTSGKTTSDFTVSIMKAPGGAFLLMIIGAAIAIAGLVFVVLGFKGSFKKDLQLPPSGTARSVVTGLGVVGYIAEGVALFLVGLLFIISTVQANPQESTGLDGGLKALREQPYGVYMLTAVGVGLICYGLYLMVKAKFARM, encoded by the coding sequence ATGAAGAAAGAGCTGAAGGACGCCGCGAACGCGGTCGAGGATGCGTCGAACTCCAGGGCTTTTGTGCTTGCGGCCAGGGCAGGTTTTGCCGTCAGCGGCCTGTTGCACCTTCTGGTCGGGTTCGTCGCTATCCAGTTGGCATTGGGCAAGGCGGGAAAGGCGGATCAGGCCGGTGCCGTCGCCCAACTCGCTGCCCAGCCGCAGGGGCTGCTGTTGCTGTGGGTCGGATTCGCCGCCTGCGTGGCTCTGGCACTCTGGCAAACCAGTAACGCCGTATTCGGTTACGGTCAGCTGGAGGCCAGGAAGAAGGTGGTAAGGAAGCTGTCCGCAGCCGGCAAGGCCGTCGTGTTCGCGGTCATGGCGCTGACGTTCGCTGCCTCCGCAAGCGGAAACAGCCAAACCAGCGGAAAGACGACCAGCGACTTCACCGTCTCAATCATGAAAGCACCAGGGGGCGCGTTCCTGCTGATGATCATCGGAGCCGCCATCGCCATCGCCGGCCTTGTCTTCGTGGTTCTCGGCTTCAAGGGATCGTTCAAGAAGGACCTGCAGCTGCCGCCCTCGGGCACCGCGCGGTCCGTCGTGACGGGGCTGGGAGTGGTCGGCTACATAGCGGAGGGCGTCGCACTGTTTCTGGTGGGCTTGCTGTTCATCATTTCCACCGTTCAGGCCAACCCTCAGGAGTCCACCGGCCTGGATGGCGGACTGAAGGCGCTGCGCGAGCAGCCGTACGGGGTGTATATGCTGACCGCCGTCGGCGTCGGCCTTATCTGTTACGGCCTCTACCTGATGGTGAAGGCCAAATTCGCGCGGATGTAA
- a CDS encoding HNH endonuclease yields the protein MLLERPRLPVASVKMFDGVLVAVALPATFIVALVIVAAVMRARDVRRRGPVRRFSRQQRCEGMARAAGQCEMEAGFRRRCSRPAEHGDHFYPWSKGGSTSLQNFVAACSRCNRAKGAQIPSPAQQERLERRRRTYVALDGAAAVGERQPLP from the coding sequence ATGCTCTTGGAGAGGCCCCGCCTCCCCGTAGCGTCAGTGAAGATGTTCGACGGCGTCCTGGTCGCCGTGGCGCTTCCCGCCACTTTCATCGTCGCCCTGGTAATCGTGGCCGCCGTCATGAGAGCCCGGGACGTCCGGCGCCGCGGCCCGGTCCGGCGCTTCAGCCGCCAGCAGCGCTGCGAAGGCATGGCACGGGCTGCCGGCCAGTGCGAGATGGAGGCGGGCTTCCGCCGTCGTTGTTCCCGGCCGGCAGAGCACGGCGACCATTTCTATCCGTGGTCCAAGGGCGGGTCCACCAGTCTGCAGAACTTCGTCGCCGCGTGCAGCAGATGCAACCGCGCGAAAGGCGCGCAGATACCGTCGCCAGCGCAGCAGGAAAGACTGGAACGACGACGGCGGACGTACGTCGCGCTCGACGGCGCGGCCGCCGTCGGCGAACGGCAGCCGCTCCCCTAG